The following are from one region of the Salvelinus fontinalis isolate EN_2023a chromosome 5, ASM2944872v1, whole genome shotgun sequence genome:
- the LOC129855027 gene encoding zona pellucida sperm-binding protein 3-like: MEFCIKILLLFTISCSAKVEKIFRGEESHSQAAHAPGRFVPQYRPAPEPASFQPRPVQWPARVQTPTQVQKPFLQAKQTFNEPLTWRYPEDPVKEVQLAIDEQSPLPVPASSVAVQCGETTARVEVKRDLLGIGQLIHPADLTLGGCAVTGEDTSAQVLIFVTELHECGSTLTMTEDSLVYVFTLRYTPATLGSSPIVRTREVVVWVECHYQRNHDVSSDSVKPTWNPYASTKVAEELLYFSLRLMTDNWQLERPSKEYVLGDNINFEASVVQFYHVPLRVFVDNCVATVIPNTNTVPRYAFIENRGCLVDTKLTGSRSQFIPRTMDDMLQFQIEAFRFHVVNTGSLYITCLLKATTASAPIDHENKACSFSNGWSEASRKDQVCGCCDTDCGLRREPDPGFRWEQEASLGPLNVKEKLLD; encoded by the exons ATGGAGTTTTGTATTAAAATCCTTCTGCTTTTTACTATAAGCTGTTCAGCTAAAGTTGAGAAGATTTTTCGGGGCGAAGAATCACACAGTCAAGCCGCACATGCCCCTGGGAGATTTGTTCCACAGTACAGGCCTGCACCAGAACCAGCCAGCTTTCAACCAAGGCCTGTGCAATGGCCCGCCAGGGTCCAGACACCGACGCAAGTTCAAAAACCTTTCCTCCAGGCAAAGCAGACCTTCAATGAGCCTTTGACCTGGAGATATCCTGAAGATCCAGTCAAAGAGGTGCAGTTGGCTATTGATGAGCAGAGCCCGCTGCCTGTGCCTGCCAGTAGCGTTGCAGTTCAATGTGGGGAGACTACTGCTCGTGTGGAAGTCAAGAGAGATCTGCTCGGTATCGGCCAACTCATTCACCCAGCGGATCTTACTTTGGGAGGCTGTGCTGTCACTGGGGAGGATACTTCCGCTCAAGTTCTGATCTTTGTCACTGAGCTGCACGAATGTGGCAGCACTCTGACG ATGACTGAAGACTCACTTGTCTATGTCTTCACACTCCGTTATACACCAGCCACCCTGGGCAGCAGCCCCATTGTTCGGACTAGAGAAGTGGTGGTCTGGGTTGAGTGCCACTATCAAAG AAATCATGATGTGAGCAGTGATTCAGTGAAGCCCACCTGGAATCCCTATGCCTCCACTAAGGTTGCAGAGGAGCTCCTCTACTTCTCCCTGAGACTAATGACTG ACAACTGGCAGTTGGAGAGACCCAGCAAAGAGTACGTCCTTGGAGATAATATTAACTTTGAAGCTTCTGTCGTCCAGTTCTACCATGTGCCCCTCCGAGTCTTTGTGGACAACTGTGTAGCCACAGTCATCCCAAACACCAACACTGTCCCAAGATATGCCTTCATCGAGAACCGTGG TTGTCTGGTCGACACCAAGCTGACAGGCTCCAGGTCCCAGTTCATACCTCGCACCATGGATGACATGCTCCAGTTCCAGATAGAAGCCTTTAGGTTTCATGTTGTGAACACTGGCTCG CTATACATTACCTGCCTCCTGAAAGCCACAACAGCTTCAGCCCCTATTGATCATGAGAACAAGGCTTGTTCCTTCTCGAATGG ATGGAGCGAGGCCAGTAGGAAAGACCAGGTGTGTGGCTGCTGTGACACAGACTGTGGCTTGAGAAGGGAACCGGATCCAG GTTTCCGGTGGGAGCAAGAGGCGTCGCTTGGTCCTCTCAACGTCAAAGAAAAGCTTCTTGACTGA